A genomic stretch from Thermonema lapsum includes:
- a CDS encoding peptidase associated domain and porin domain-containing protein, with translation MKKNCSFILLILLFFCVAARLHAQYQIKGEVMDAQTGEPVPAAMILLLAQQSEQPLAYTLTDQEGRFALSYTGELRVLRVLIRHLSYREYTQLLVLAEENTAPVVIRAALQPQELELGEVVVQEAPPIIVKQDTIIYNIEHWQQAGDQTLEDVLRKMPGFVVLPNGDIQYNGKIIQKVLVDGKEVSNVGTAVVTRSIDPSKVESVEVRTNEKNHKLKNSLLDRNELLVLDVKLKKDIKQSFFGRVGVEASLQEEEISGGGLANMMHIGKHTAAQLIAEQEPLGITEISIYNVRSIGAEAMQELFGSLGMDFEEIKNRDAYAAELYGVNDYLRNPNTIVGGSFKWQLTPHSELTLASFNQYNELTTSMNSSWSLAGGGDNQWRNEVFQLDFKNKTKLLWSLDTENTKSRLSLNIDYNSLSPHELNYERVAGLSYDFRRWQSSFALLPSLFYERLIGRSWAIQLKAGYMKQTHNADDRLLHNDSTYIVYLQDDKGSLIRNFRQVRAYKHNLWRTSLLVQYAHERGGDFRLGADMERHGLDAEKQAFLDTGAKWQPLAAHTLSGAVFGLQSWRLSPFLSHQWRWGALKLKHTWRWAHVWYPSLVESTYNNTNNLEVEVELSSNILDWQLTTGYERRLVSFPLLALSPGDELEGFRSIRRTRVVDLKPRLGEAFSFTLYKDWYNQWDCFIVINWGKIYNAPIYNTQNLPFIEQIYAQQLSSYLLAEIQLSKNFIDPAAKFEFVQSFLQNGQENINGADSTTYRSDALRWMTELNFYYGGMGSRWKLTCKNKLSNYAFRNELIEGVPVQRMFSSSLGADYELILERLLVSTSSRYVYFYDAQSATFWELNAALKYITPKWQLELSAGNLLNNREFVMQDVSPLLINTNYRRVLPRYVKIGVRRTF, from the coding sequence ATGAAAAAGAATTGCTCTTTTATTCTTTTAATACTCTTGTTTTTCTGTGTAGCAGCTCGCCTACATGCCCAGTATCAAATAAAAGGAGAGGTAATGGATGCTCAGACGGGTGAGCCTGTACCTGCTGCCATGATATTGTTGTTGGCGCAACAGAGCGAGCAGCCACTTGCCTACACGCTCACAGACCAAGAGGGGCGCTTCGCCTTGTCTTATACAGGCGAGCTGCGTGTACTGCGTGTGCTTATACGTCATTTAAGCTACCGAGAATATACGCAGTTGCTGGTGTTGGCAGAGGAAAACACGGCGCCGGTGGTCATACGGGCAGCTCTGCAGCCGCAGGAGCTCGAACTGGGCGAGGTGGTAGTGCAGGAAGCTCCACCTATTATTGTCAAGCAAGATACCATTATATATAACATAGAGCACTGGCAACAAGCCGGTGACCAAACGCTGGAAGATGTGTTGCGCAAGATGCCCGGCTTTGTGGTGCTGCCCAATGGCGATATTCAGTACAATGGTAAGATTATTCAGAAAGTATTGGTCGATGGCAAGGAAGTATCGAATGTGGGAACAGCCGTTGTTACTCGTTCTATAGACCCTTCGAAGGTGGAAAGTGTGGAAGTGCGCACCAATGAAAAAAATCATAAGTTGAAAAACAGCCTGCTTGACCGTAATGAACTACTGGTTTTGGATGTTAAGTTGAAAAAAGATATTAAACAGTCCTTTTTTGGAAGGGTAGGTGTCGAGGCGAGCCTTCAGGAAGAAGAAATTAGCGGTGGTGGATTGGCTAATATGATGCATATAGGCAAGCACACAGCCGCGCAGTTGATTGCTGAGCAAGAACCGCTGGGAATTACTGAGATTTCTATCTATAATGTGCGCAGCATTGGTGCAGAAGCTATGCAAGAATTGTTTGGTTCGTTGGGTATGGATTTTGAAGAAATAAAGAATAGGGATGCTTATGCTGCTGAGTTGTACGGTGTGAACGATTATTTGCGCAACCCAAACACCATTGTGGGAGGTAGTTTTAAATGGCAGCTTACTCCGCACTCGGAATTGACCTTGGCTTCTTTTAATCAATACAATGAGCTGACTACCAGTATGAATAGCTCTTGGAGTTTGGCAGGAGGGGGGGATAACCAATGGCGCAATGAAGTTTTTCAGCTGGACTTTAAAAATAAGACTAAGTTGCTTTGGAGTTTAGATACCGAAAATACCAAGAGCCGTTTAAGCTTGAATATAGATTATAATTCCCTATCTCCTCATGAGTTAAACTACGAGCGTGTTGCTGGTTTATCGTATGACTTTCGCCGTTGGCAGTCAAGTTTTGCTCTTTTACCCTCTTTATTTTATGAGCGTCTCATTGGTCGCTCTTGGGCTATACAATTAAAGGCTGGTTATATGAAGCAAACTCATAATGCCGATGACCGGCTCCTGCACAATGATTCAACCTATATCGTCTACCTTCAGGATGATAAAGGCAGCCTCATTAGAAATTTTCGACAAGTGCGTGCTTATAAGCACAATTTATGGCGCACTTCTTTGCTTGTGCAATATGCCCATGAGCGAGGAGGCGACTTTCGCTTGGGTGCCGATATGGAGAGACACGGCTTGGATGCTGAAAAGCAAGCTTTTTTGGATACAGGAGCTAAGTGGCAACCTCTTGCAGCTCATACGTTGAGTGGAGCTGTTTTCGGCTTGCAATCTTGGAGACTGAGCCCTTTCCTTTCGCATCAGTGGAGGTGGGGAGCACTGAAGCTCAAGCATACATGGCGTTGGGCTCATGTATGGTATCCTTCGCTTGTGGAAAGCACATACAACAACACCAATAACTTGGAGGTGGAAGTAGAGCTTTCAAGCAACATCCTTGATTGGCAGCTAACGACTGGCTATGAACGTCGTTTAGTAAGCTTCCCCTTACTTGCGCTATCGCCCGGCGATGAGTTGGAAGGGTTTCGTAGTATCCGGCGCACGCGTGTCGTAGATTTGAAACCACGATTGGGTGAGGCTTTCTCTTTCACGCTTTATAAAGACTGGTATAACCAATGGGATTGCTTTATAGTAATAAATTGGGGAAAGATTTATAATGCTCCAATTTACAATACGCAAAACTTGCCTTTTATTGAGCAAATTTATGCCCAGCAATTAAGTAGTTATCTGCTTGCGGAAATACAGCTGAGTAAAAACTTTATCGACCCGGCAGCAAAGTTTGAGTTCGTGCAGTCTTTTCTACAAAACGGGCAAGAAAACATAAACGGAGCCGACAGCACTACCTACCGCTCCGATGCCCTGCGCTGGATGACGGAACTGAATTTTTATTATGGAGGCATGGGCAGCCGATGGAAGCTCACCTGTAAAAACAAGCTGTCGAACTATGCTTTTCGCAATGAATTGATAGAAGGCGTGCCAGTGCAGCGTATGTTTTCTTCTTCTCTGGGTGCAGACTATGAGTTGATATTGGAGCGCCTGCTGGTATCCACAAGCAGCCGATATGTTTATTTCTACGATGCCCAATCTGCCACTTTTTGGGAGCTGAACGCCGCACTAAAATATATTACTCCAAAGTGGCAGTTAGAGTTGTCGGCAGGCAATCTTTTGAATAACCGTGAGTTTGTGATGCAAGACGTAAGTCCTTTGCTTATCAATACGAACTACAGGCGTGTGTTGCCACGCTATGTGAAAATAGGGGTAAGACGGACGTTTTAA
- a CDS encoding GLPGLI family protein, producing the protein MKGKNFFLLAAVLFSVSLFEAFGQTTSSYLHLVYKIQDLRYSLPYEAHAYLTADRALFTLRRPARTYKAELPEFPNLEVDEPFNAFDVCVNYLDKKVTYRRKFKDSSAIYAVEPVLELRWQFTGKQKEILGYPCQEAVLTVQEVARHPLLEYEQRKIRVVDYHFWYTTAIPARDGYLFYTGLPGVVLQVVISSSRGEHVLVEAQKVEKANGYVLSCDSLQEGEAVESIKEAHYWEFYSRYEKEKRKRKK; encoded by the coding sequence ATGAAAGGAAAAAATTTTTTCTTACTGGCAGCGGTGCTTTTTAGTGTAAGCTTATTTGAAGCGTTTGGGCAAACAACCTCCTCTTATTTACATCTTGTGTATAAGATACAAGACCTGAGGTATTCGTTACCTTATGAGGCTCATGCCTATCTTACGGCTGACAGGGCGCTTTTTACTTTGAGAAGACCGGCGAGAACTTATAAGGCTGAGTTGCCAGAGTTCCCCAATTTGGAGGTGGATGAGCCTTTCAATGCATTTGACGTGTGTGTGAATTATCTCGATAAAAAAGTAACTTACCGGCGCAAATTCAAGGACTCTTCTGCTATTTATGCTGTGGAGCCTGTGCTGGAGCTTCGTTGGCAATTTACAGGTAAACAGAAAGAAATCTTGGGTTATCCTTGTCAAGAAGCTGTACTTACGGTGCAAGAAGTAGCGCGTCATCCGCTATTGGAGTATGAGCAAAGGAAAATCAGAGTAGTTGATTATCATTTTTGGTACACTACTGCTATTCCTGCCAGAGATGGTTATTTGTTTTATACAGGCTTGCCCGGTGTGGTGCTGCAAGTAGTAATTAGTTCTTCGAGAGGGGAGCATGTACTTGTAGAGGCTCAAAAAGTAGAAAAAGCAAATGGATATGTGCTGAGCTGCGATTCACTTCAAGAAGGGGAAGCGGTGGAGTCAATTAAAGAGGCTCATTATTGGGAGTTTTATAGTAGATACGAGAAAGAGAAAAGAAAACGTAAAAAATAA
- a CDS encoding glycosyltransferase family 2 protein, which translates to MTQTPQLSIVSPVYEAEAVLPLLLEQVHATVEGLGCSYEIILVDDGSSDGSWQYMQAQARCHEHIKAIRLSRNFGQHHAITAGLDIARGEWVVVMDCDLEDPPQAIALLWEAAMVGDCDMVLARRIYRRHAFYKQAGGRLFYHLLHWLSGRRYDPAIANFGIYHRKVVDTLRRMREPVRFFPAMVQWTGFKSKTIDIVHQRRPDGQHSSYNLHKLLSLAINVMLTQSARPMWLIVQLGIGFAGFAFLFSLITLIRYFLGYITVLGYASLMISIWFLAGVLLACMGLVGLYIGKIFEAVQGRPLYIISESVNVPTSEHRNITVGQ; encoded by the coding sequence ATGACACAAACACCTCAACTATCGATTGTAAGCCCTGTATATGAAGCCGAAGCGGTATTGCCGCTGTTGCTGGAACAAGTACATGCGACAGTTGAGGGATTAGGCTGCTCTTATGAAATAATTTTGGTAGATGACGGCAGCAGCGATGGTTCATGGCAATATATGCAGGCACAAGCCCGCTGCCATGAACACATCAAAGCCATACGCCTGAGCCGTAACTTTGGACAACACCATGCCATCACCGCCGGACTGGACATAGCCCGGGGCGAATGGGTAGTAGTCATGGACTGCGACTTGGAAGACCCCCCCCAAGCCATTGCCTTGCTCTGGGAGGCTGCCATGGTAGGCGATTGCGACATGGTACTTGCCCGACGCATATACCGCCGCCATGCCTTCTACAAGCAAGCCGGAGGGCGCTTGTTTTACCACTTGCTTCACTGGCTCAGTGGGCGCCGCTACGACCCTGCTATTGCCAACTTCGGCATTTATCACCGTAAAGTGGTGGACACGCTGCGCCGCATGCGCGAACCTGTCCGTTTCTTTCCTGCTATGGTGCAATGGACCGGCTTCAAAAGCAAAACTATAGACATCGTGCACCAACGCCGCCCTGACGGGCAGCACAGCAGCTATAACCTGCACAAGCTACTAAGCCTTGCCATCAACGTAATGCTTACACAGTCGGCACGTCCTATGTGGCTGATTGTTCAGTTAGGCATCGGCTTTGCCGGCTTCGCTTTTCTTTTCAGTCTTATTACTTTGATTCGTTACTTCTTAGGATATATCACCGTTCTGGGCTATGCCAGCCTCATGATATCGATATGGTTTTTGGCGGGAGTATTGCTTGCATGCATGGGATTGGTGGGGCTTTATATAGGCAAAATATTTGAAGCTGTCCAGGGACGTCCTTTGTATATCATTTCCGAATCTGTGAATGTACCAACAAGTGAACATAGAAATATTACCGTGGGACAGTGA
- a CDS encoding GNAT family N-acetyltransferase, translating into MNIEILPWDSDFFGYLVGRCVFSPNDDIALLLPRLLDQAQRAQLRLLYVYTPVQPGIIKTMETNGGLWVDRKVFLCRALENNAPLLSTQKVREYNLPYPTAGLESLALLSGSHSRFCRDKHFRNREFERLYYHWIAQCLKSTDTQVWICGNEHQPEALLALRLAPPTAYVELIAVTSSEWGRGIGKQLMHKAYACARGAGCRYIRLNTQYHNQQAMRFYKKEGFQTEKENYVFHFWFPE; encoded by the coding sequence GTGAACATAGAAATATTACCGTGGGACAGTGATTTTTTCGGTTATCTCGTGGGACGTTGCGTTTTTTCTCCAAACGATGATATTGCCCTCCTGCTGCCCCGACTCCTCGACCAAGCCCAGAGGGCACAGCTTCGCTTGCTGTATGTTTATACGCCGGTTCAGCCCGGCATCATCAAAACGATGGAAACAAACGGCGGCTTGTGGGTAGACCGTAAGGTTTTTCTTTGCCGTGCTTTGGAAAACAACGCTCCGCTTCTCTCCACTCAAAAGGTAAGGGAATATAATCTGCCCTATCCTACTGCCGGCTTGGAATCGCTCGCGCTGCTGAGCGGCAGCCACTCCCGCTTTTGCAGAGATAAGCACTTCCGAAATCGAGAATTTGAACGCCTTTACTACCACTGGATTGCCCAATGCTTGAAGTCAACAGACACCCAAGTATGGATTTGTGGCAACGAACATCAGCCAGAAGCTTTGCTGGCTTTGCGCTTAGCGCCCCCCACGGCTTATGTCGAACTCATAGCCGTAACCTCTTCGGAATGGGGCAGGGGCATAGGCAAGCAGCTCATGCACAAAGCCTATGCTTGTGCGCGGGGGGCAGGTTGCCGCTACATTCGCCTCAACACCCAATACCACAATCAACAGGCGATGCGCTTCTATAAAAAAGAAGGCTTTCAAACCGAAAAGGAAAACTATGTCTTTCATTTCTGGTTTCCAGAATAA
- the porU gene encoding type IX secretion system sortase PorU, with protein sequence MTSQPIFSLLAILMLFLSMPHSRAQFASTSVLAQGEWFKIGIAGRGIYKLSYRQLKEAGLPIDQLDPRSLRLYAHSSGMLPQANSAPRPDDLQEIAIRVVGEADGRFDVDDYILFYGDGPSRIYYDPETTLLRYEQHLYDKLNFYFLTHSQGNGKRITETAEPSTGAQTLTSYDYFLHYEKDEQNILRNEFGAGSGREWYGEMFYITREYSWNFELPGLNSDLQLRVAAAGTATTNTSLEVRANGQSVASLALPPISGSKYDFKAKENISDFTIPASLLNNKLTLTLSYPNYGFKAYLNYIELRAQRASRLYADNDTLFLFNRQSTSSGNYRFAIEGAKSNAEVWDVSNAFEVKKMAASYQDGQLSFVFAGGTPRFFYVWQGSPFRSATSIQSIANQNLHALPTPELLIVSHENFLPAAEKLAEHHRQHDNMHVAVVPVQAVYNEFSGGKQDPTALRDFVRMLYERSPNTLRYLLLMGDASYDYRHLLKNTNMQSMVPTYESRQSLHPVYSFSSDDYFGFLESHEGEWKEDFLFNLGNEHTLEIGIGRIPCYTLAEAEAAVEKIIAYATQSRFLGDWRQQFVLVGDDGDNNQHQRDADQLASYIESNHPAYLARRLLLDAFEQQSTPSGEVSPQARQELHSLLQRGCLLLNYSGHGSEFGWTQEGVLTYNDIRDRWNWQDHYPFLVTATCEFGRYDNPSLKSAAEEAMLRTQGGAIGLLTTTRPVYASTNFLLNQQLYQTLFADIDGEMPRLGDLVRITKNNSLAGVVNRNFCLLGDPALRLAYPSYQINITRINGIDYATALQNEVLSALEEVHIEGNITDKNGQPLAFDGELSVRFFDKPVRKETRGSQGNPKMSYYAYENLIFQGKASVVNGTFGFRFVVPKGIAYYEGNGKLSLYAADTARNIDAGGGTGDIRIGGTAATYPEDNTPPQIALYLNDSTFRSGDMVPALSVVVARFYDKHGINLTGSAQGQGIVLILDDSLTFTVSDYYVADRDNYTRGTLRYPLPELPPGEHTLRLLAWDTYMNPAEANTRFVVGDKQSIHIHAVETYPNPFSESVSWVVAHDAAGEPLYAQIELVNSMGQKVATLADYHPRAPQRWRLGPVNLSNLQNGLYIYRLSLYTPKGQSSYSAKIIKNE encoded by the coding sequence ATGACAAGCCAACCTATTTTTTCCCTCCTTGCAATACTTATGTTGTTTTTGAGCATGCCCCACAGCCGGGCGCAGTTTGCTTCCACTTCGGTGCTTGCCCAAGGCGAGTGGTTCAAAATAGGCATTGCAGGGCGCGGTATTTACAAGCTCTCCTACCGACAACTCAAAGAAGCAGGCTTACCCATAGACCAACTCGACCCGCGCAGCTTGCGCCTGTATGCCCACAGCAGCGGCATGCTCCCGCAAGCCAACAGCGCCCCCCGTCCCGATGACCTGCAGGAAATAGCCATTCGTGTGGTAGGCGAGGCAGACGGGCGCTTCGATGTCGACGATTACATTTTGTTTTACGGCGATGGTCCTTCGCGTATCTATTACGACCCGGAAACCACCCTGTTGCGTTATGAGCAACACCTCTACGACAAGCTCAATTTTTACTTCCTAACTCACTCACAAGGCAATGGTAAACGCATTACCGAAACTGCCGAACCAAGTACAGGCGCACAAACCCTTACTAGTTATGATTATTTTTTGCACTATGAAAAAGATGAACAAAACATACTGAGAAATGAATTTGGAGCGGGCTCCGGCAGGGAGTGGTATGGCGAAATGTTCTATATTACACGGGAATACTCGTGGAATTTTGAGCTACCCGGCTTAAACAGTGACCTGCAACTGCGCGTAGCCGCCGCCGGCACAGCTACCACCAATACCTCACTCGAAGTGCGTGCCAATGGGCAAAGTGTGGCAAGCCTTGCCCTGCCCCCCATCTCGGGCAGCAAGTATGATTTCAAAGCCAAGGAAAATATCAGCGACTTTACCATTCCTGCTTCTCTGCTCAACAACAAGCTGACGCTTACCTTGTCTTATCCCAACTATGGATTCAAAGCTTACTTAAACTACATAGAGTTGCGAGCCCAAAGAGCAAGTCGTCTGTATGCCGACAACGACACGCTCTTTCTGTTCAACCGGCAAAGCACATCCAGTGGCAATTACCGCTTTGCAATAGAAGGAGCAAAAAGTAATGCCGAAGTGTGGGACGTCAGCAATGCCTTTGAAGTGAAAAAGATGGCAGCAAGCTACCAAGACGGGCAATTGTCGTTCGTTTTTGCAGGGGGCACCCCACGCTTTTTCTACGTCTGGCAAGGCAGCCCATTCCGCAGCGCGACAAGCATCCAAAGCATCGCTAACCAAAACCTGCATGCCCTCCCCACCCCCGAGTTGCTCATTGTGAGCCATGAGAACTTTCTGCCCGCAGCCGAAAAGTTAGCAGAGCACCACCGCCAACACGACAACATGCATGTGGCAGTCGTCCCTGTACAAGCAGTGTATAACGAGTTTTCGGGAGGCAAACAAGACCCCACTGCTCTACGTGATTTCGTGCGTATGCTGTATGAACGTAGCCCCAACACCTTGCGCTACCTCCTACTGATGGGGGATGCTTCATATGACTACCGCCACCTGCTCAAAAACACCAACATGCAAAGCATGGTACCTACCTATGAGTCGCGGCAGTCGCTGCATCCTGTTTATAGTTTTTCTTCGGACGACTATTTCGGCTTCCTCGAAAGCCACGAAGGCGAATGGAAGGAAGACTTTTTGTTCAATCTCGGCAATGAGCACACACTGGAAATAGGGATTGGGCGCATTCCGTGCTATACGCTTGCCGAAGCCGAAGCAGCAGTAGAAAAGATAATAGCTTATGCCACCCAAAGCCGTTTTTTGGGCGACTGGCGACAGCAGTTTGTATTGGTAGGCGACGACGGCGACAACAACCAGCACCAACGCGATGCCGACCAACTAGCAAGTTATATCGAAAGCAATCACCCGGCTTATCTTGCCCGCCGCCTGTTGCTCGATGCCTTCGAGCAGCAAAGCACCCCTTCGGGCGAAGTATCGCCCCAAGCCCGGCAGGAGTTACATAGCCTGCTGCAGCGCGGCTGCCTGCTACTCAATTACAGTGGACACGGCAGCGAATTTGGATGGACACAAGAAGGCGTGCTTACTTACAACGACATACGCGACCGATGGAATTGGCAAGACCACTACCCCTTTTTGGTTACTGCCACCTGTGAATTTGGGCGCTACGACAACCCCTCGCTCAAATCGGCTGCCGAAGAAGCTATGCTGCGCACGCAAGGCGGTGCTATCGGCTTGTTGACCACCACCCGCCCCGTGTATGCAAGCACCAATTTCCTGCTTAATCAGCAGTTATACCAAACACTCTTTGCAGACATAGACGGCGAGATGCCCCGCTTGGGCGATTTGGTACGAATCACAAAGAACAACAGCCTTGCGGGCGTGGTGAATCGCAACTTCTGCCTGCTGGGCGACCCTGCGCTGCGCCTTGCTTATCCAAGCTATCAAATCAACATTACACGTATCAATGGCATAGACTACGCCACCGCCCTGCAGAACGAGGTACTCTCTGCTCTTGAAGAAGTGCACATAGAAGGAAACATCACCGACAAGAACGGACAGCCTCTTGCCTTCGACGGTGAGTTGAGCGTACGCTTCTTTGACAAGCCTGTTCGAAAGGAAACGCGAGGCTCGCAGGGCAACCCCAAAATGAGTTATTATGCCTATGAAAATTTGATTTTCCAGGGGAAAGCAAGTGTAGTAAACGGCACCTTCGGTTTTCGCTTTGTTGTGCCCAAAGGCATTGCCTATTACGAAGGAAACGGTAAGCTGAGTTTATATGCTGCCGATACTGCGCGAAACATAGACGCCGGCGGTGGCACTGGTGATATCCGCATAGGCGGTACGGCTGCCACCTACCCCGAAGACAATACCCCGCCCCAAATTGCGCTCTATCTGAACGATAGCACCTTTCGCAGCGGCGATATGGTGCCTGCACTTTCGGTAGTAGTGGCTCGATTCTATGACAAACACGGCATCAACTTGACGGGCAGTGCCCAAGGGCAAGGCATCGTGCTCATCCTCGATGATTCGCTTACTTTCACTGTCAGTGATTACTATGTTGCCGACCGCGACAATTACACACGCGGCACACTTCGCTACCCCTTGCCCGAGCTACCTCCGGGCGAGCATACTCTACGCCTCTTGGCTTGGGATACTTACATGAATCCTGCCGAAGCCAACACCCGCTTCGTGGTAGGCGACAAACAAAGTATACACATTCATGCGGTAGAAACCTACCCCAATCCCTTCAGCGAGTCAGTCAGCTGGGTAGTAGCTCATGATGCTGCCGGTGAGCCGCTGTATGCTCAAATAGAGCTTGTCAACAGTATGGGACAAAAAGTAGCTACCCTCGCTGATTATCACCCCAGAGCCCCCCAACGCTGGCGATTAGGTCCCGTGAATTTATCAAATCTGCAAAATGGTTTGTATATTTACCGACTTAGCTTATATACCCCCAAAGGACAAAGCAGCTATTCAGCTAAAATCATAAAAAATGAGTAA
- the porV gene encoding type IX secretion system outer membrane channel protein PorV has protein sequence MKKLWISFLMTAGSLYISYGQGSPAPVITGQDTTKRPITTAVPFVNIAPDARSSGMGDAGVALLDADANAAYWNPARIAFAEKKAEVSLSYSPWLRKLVNDMSLTFLSGYYKWDERQAVDLSLTYFDLGDIQFTDQNNQSLGDYRPREFAIRAHYSVLLSEYFSMAVGGFFIHSNIAGNVSTSQTAQAKPGNSAGADVAAFYRRQGLNIANQEVDVAFGVNISNIGAKMSYSDNNVKDFIPTNLRLGTAVALHLDPYNKMTFLIDANKLLVPTPPLVDRQGNIVKGEDPRNLTLLQGIFRSFSDAPNGFQEEMQEFVGNFGVEYSYQDLFFARAGYATEHKNKGDRKYFSVGLGARYQVFGIDVAYLIPTQRNHPLAETLRFTLRVAFDKQKGSGE, from the coding sequence ATGAAAAAACTATGGATTAGCTTTTTAATGACAGCAGGGAGCCTCTACATCAGCTATGGTCAAGGAAGCCCGGCACCCGTCATTACAGGGCAAGACACCACCAAACGCCCCATCACTACTGCCGTTCCTTTTGTGAACATAGCCCCCGACGCCCGCTCGTCGGGCATGGGCGATGCCGGTGTAGCACTGCTCGATGCCGACGCCAACGCTGCTTATTGGAACCCTGCGCGCATTGCTTTTGCAGAGAAAAAGGCGGAGGTGTCGCTCTCTTATTCGCCTTGGCTGCGCAAGCTGGTCAACGATATGTCGCTCACTTTCTTGTCGGGATACTACAAATGGGACGAACGCCAAGCGGTTGACTTGTCGCTCACTTATTTCGACTTAGGCGATATACAATTCACCGACCAAAACAACCAGTCTTTGGGAGACTACCGTCCACGCGAATTTGCCATACGGGCACACTATTCTGTGCTTTTGTCGGAGTATTTTTCCATGGCAGTGGGTGGTTTCTTCATTCATTCGAACATAGCCGGTAATGTAAGTACTTCCCAAACAGCACAAGCCAAGCCCGGCAACAGCGCCGGCGCCGATGTGGCGGCTTTTTACCGCCGTCAAGGGCTGAATATAGCCAACCAAGAAGTAGATGTGGCTTTTGGTGTCAACATCAGCAACATAGGGGCTAAGATGTCTTATTCGGATAACAACGTAAAGGACTTCATCCCTACCAACTTACGCTTAGGTACTGCTGTGGCTTTGCACTTAGACCCCTACAACAAAATGACTTTCCTAATAGATGCCAACAAATTGCTGGTGCCTACCCCACCCCTGGTAGATAGACAAGGCAACATAGTAAAAGGAGAAGACCCCAGAAACCTGACGCTCCTGCAAGGCATCTTCCGTTCTTTTAGCGATGCTCCCAACGGCTTCCAAGAAGAAATGCAAGAATTTGTAGGCAACTTCGGTGTGGAGTATAGCTATCAAGATTTGTTTTTTGCCCGCGCTGGCTACGCCACTGAACACAAAAACAAAGGCGACCGAAAATATTTTTCTGTAGGCTTGGGGGCACGCTATCAGGTGTTTGGCATCGATGTTGCCTATCTGATTCCCACTCAGCGGAACCACCCCTTGGCGGAAACACTGCGTTTCACCCTACGCGTGGCGTTTGACAAGCAAAAAGGAAGTGGAGAGTAA